TAATGACCCTCAAGGAGGTATTATAAGATAATGGTGGGTCATGAAGGATTCGAACCTTCGACCAACGGATTAAAAGTCCGCTGCTCTACCGACTGAGCTAATGACCCTCAAGGAAGTATTATAAGATAATGGTGGGTCATGAAGGATTCGAACCTTCGACCAACGGATTAAAAGTCCGCTGCTCTACCGACTGAGCTAATGACCCATAATCTTGCGTAACGAGGGCATATCATACGGATTTTTGAAAGTTTGGCAAGTTTTTTTTCTCTAAAAAATGTTGAGTGTGTGGTTTATAAGCAATTTTACGGAAAATTAAACAGTTTGATACAAAATACAAACGGGCTTTTATCTTTTTCTGAAAATAAGCTATAATCACGCCGTTTATTTAACCATCAATTTTAGAAGGAAAACAAAATGGGCTTAGAATTAGTTCCAGCTGGTAAAGAATTACCAGATGATATTTATGTTGTAATTGAAATTCCGGCAAATTCAGATCCAATCAAATACGAAGTGGACAAAGAAACCGGTGCATTATTTGTGGATCGCTTTATGGCAACTGCAATGTTCTATCCGGCAAACTACGGTTATGTAAATAATACTTTATCATCTGATGGTGACCCGGTAGATGTATTAGTACCAACGCCATACCCATTACAGCCGGGTTCAGTGATTCGTTGCCGCCCGGTTGGTGTATTAAAAATGACCGATGAAGCAGGTGGTGATGCGAAGGTAGTTGCCGTTCCACACACTAAATTAAGTAAAGAGTACGATCACATTAAAGATGTAGGTGATTTACCGGCATTATTAAAAGCTCAAATCCAACACTTCTTCGAAAGCTATAAAGCGTTAGAAGCAGGCAAGTGGGTGAAAGTTGAAGGTTGGGGCGATGTAAACGAAGCTCGCCAAGAAATCTTAGAATCTTTCGAGCGTGCTAAAAAATAATTTTGATCTGAATGCCAAACAGATTTGTTTGGCATTTTTTGTGGGAAATCAATATGAATTTTATTAAAAAATTAGGTCTTTCAGTTTTTTTAGCTACTGCAGTGGTTTCTTGTGCCACAACAGAAAGTATTAACCAAGAAGCAGCACAAAGTTATGCTCAAGTAAAATCACAAGCCCACCAGCAAAATGCGATTGATACTACATCTCCTACCGCAAAACGTGTTCACGCGGTTTTCCATAAGATGAAGCCTTATGCAGAAAAATCAAATGCAACAGGTACGCCTTTTCATTGGGAAATCACAGTTTTAAAATCGGATGAACTGAATGCGTGGGCAATGCCGGGCGGTAAAATGGCATTTTACACAGGCTTAGTGGAAAGACTTGATTTATCTAATGATGAAATTGCGGTAGTGATGGGACACGAGATGGCTCACGCCTTAAAAGAGCACGGAAAATCGGATCGTACAGTAACAATGATTAGTGGCATTGTAGGTGCGATAGCAGATATTGCAGTAACTGCTTCAACAGGTATAAGCACAGAAGGTTTATTAAGCACAGGTGTTGACTTAATTGCCACCAAGCCATTCTCTCGTAGCCAAGAAAATGAAGCAGATGAAGTCGGTTTAATGTTGATGGCAGAATCAGGTTATAACCCGTCAGCAGCACCAAACGTGTGGATTAAAATGAGTAAAGCAAACGGCGATTCAGGTTTATCAATTTTCTCAACCCACCCATCAAATGCGGATCGCCAAGCAAATCTGGCTCGCCTTGTACCAGAAGCGATGAAAGTTTATAACGCACGCAAATAAGATGACCAGCGGGTTACAAAAGCATCGCTTTTTGAACGTTGGCAAAGCCTACGGCAGCGAAGCTGTGAACAATCCTAACAAGGATTGTGAATAATTTTCACTGATTTTTTGCAAAAAAATGCTCTTGATAATTCAAGAGCATTTTTATTTGCAGTTTCAAATCA
The sequence above is a segment of the Mannheimia bovis genome. Coding sequences within it:
- the ppa gene encoding inorganic diphosphatase gives rise to the protein MGLELVPAGKELPDDIYVVIEIPANSDPIKYEVDKETGALFVDRFMATAMFYPANYGYVNNTLSSDGDPVDVLVPTPYPLQPGSVIRCRPVGVLKMTDEAGGDAKVVAVPHTKLSKEYDHIKDVGDLPALLKAQIQHFFESYKALEAGKWVKVEGWGDVNEARQEILESFERAKK
- a CDS encoding M48 family metallopeptidase, translated to MNFIKKLGLSVFLATAVVSCATTESINQEAAQSYAQVKSQAHQQNAIDTTSPTAKRVHAVFHKMKPYAEKSNATGTPFHWEITVLKSDELNAWAMPGGKMAFYTGLVERLDLSNDEIAVVMGHEMAHALKEHGKSDRTVTMISGIVGAIADIAVTASTGISTEGLLSTGVDLIATKPFSRSQENEADEVGLMLMAESGYNPSAAPNVWIKMSKANGDSGLSIFSTHPSNADRQANLARLVPEAMKVYNARK